A section of the Oryza sativa Japonica Group chromosome 1, ASM3414082v1 genome encodes:
- the LOC4323966 gene encoding uncharacterized protein has product MAATARPAPRPLPLPLPRSPLLPRFTQYNSPDDPPRGLRGARRLTLSPSPARRRARSLHLRCRLSDSASDPDPLRVAFACGGAGGHVYAAIALADELHASLPSSASLFLGAPPPSLESDAAASAPYPFAPIPRCLPHAVLDAALHLRRFRPHVLVATGGAPALPACLAALLLGVPFVIQDQDAGPAPATRLLAPLARRIFLGFNAPVRLLPKRKCAVYGNPVRMSIRKCRISKADAMASFFPRIGTVGEEGVEVLLVLGGTEGSPEINVALLNMYYEMLRERRNRYIIWQTGPEGFCEMESLVRSHRRLLLTPFLHELDKAYAAADVVVSRAGSMSCTEVLVTGKPSILIPLPTMVDDHQTKNAYIMADVMGAKVITEDELDSSSLRSIIDEVFGDEKLMSDMSQKALSAARPNASTDIIRHICSLVGSSCTT; this is encoded by the exons ATGGCAGCCACcgcccgccccgcgccgcggccgctgccgctgccgctgccgcggtCTCCGCTTCTACCTCGCTTCACCCAATACAACAGCCCGGACGATCCACCTCGCGGCCTCCGCGGCGCCAGACGCCTcaccctctccccctctcccgcgcgccgccgcgcccgctccCTCCACCTCCGCTGCCGCCTCTCCGACTCCGCCTCCGACCCCGACCCACTCCGCGTCGCGTtcgcgtgcggcggcgcggggggccacGTCTACGCGGCGATCGcgctcgccgacgagctccacgCCTCTCTCCCGTCCTCCGCCTCCCTCTTCCTCGGCGCCCCGCCCCCCTCCCTCGAGTCCGAcgcggccgcctccgcgccctaCCCGTTCGCCCCCATCCCGCGCTGCCTCCCGCACGCGGTCCTCGACGCGGCGCTGCACCTCCGCCGCTTCCGCCCCCACGTGCTcgtcgccaccggcggcgcaccggcACTCCCGGCCtgcctcgccgcgctcctcctcggCGTCCCCTTCGTGATCCAGGACCAGGACGCcggcccggcccccgccacccGCCTTCTGGCGCCCCTCGCCCGCCGCATCTTCCTGGGCTTCAACGCCCccgtccgcctcctccccaAGCGCAAGTGCGCCGTCTACGGGAACCCCGTCCGCATGTCCATCCGCAAGTGCCGGATCTCCAAGGCCGACGCCATGGCGAGTTTCTTCCCGAGGATTGGGACTGTGGGCGAGGAAGGGGTGGAGGTTCTGCTCGTGCTTGGTGGTACGGAGGGGTCGCCGGAGATCAATGTCGCGTTGCTGAACATGTACTACGAGAtgctgagagagaggaggaatagGTACATCATATGGCAGACAGGGCCGGAGGGGTTCTGCGAGATGGAGAGCCTCGTCAGGAGCCACCGCCGGCTACTTCTTACCCC GTTCTTGCATGAATTGGACAAAGCATATGCTGCTGCTGATGTTGTAGTTTCTCGAGCTGGTTCTATGAGTTGCACTGAAGTACTGGTCACTGGGAAACCATCAATTTTG ATACCCTTACCAACAATGGTGGATGACCATCAAACCAAAAATGCATATATTATGGCTGATGTCATGGGAGCAAAGGTCATAACAGAAGATGAACTTGATTCTAGTAGTCTCAGATCTATAATTGATGAAGTTTTCG GTGATGAGAAATTGATGTCGGACATGTCTCAGAAGGCATTAAGTGCAGCTCGTCCTAATGCTTCAACTGATATTATTCGTCACATCTGTTCGCTGGTTGGCTCATCCTGCACAACATAA